GGACCGACGGCCCGTTCGGCAAAGTGACCTATGGCGATGTGTTCCATCAGAACGAAGTTGAACAGTCGACCTATAACTTCGAACACGCCAACGTCGAAAAACTGTTTGAGCTGTTCGACTTCTATGAAAGCGAAGCCGCGCGCCTGATCGAGCTTGAGCTGCCATTGCCAAGCTATGAAATGGTGCTCAAGGCATCGCACACGTTCAACTTGCTGGATGCGCGCCGGGCAATCTCGGTCACCGCACGTCAGCAATACATTTTGCGCGTCCGCACGCTGGCTCGTTCCGTTGCCCAGGCTTATTTGCTGGCCCGCGCCAAACTGGGCTTCCCGATGGCGCCGCCTGGTATCCGTGACGAAGTGCTGGCTAAGCTGGAGGCTGCACAATGAGTGCTCAAGATTTCCTGGTTGAATTGGGCACCGAAGAACTGCCTCCAAAAGCCCTGAGCATTCTGGGTGACGCGTTCCTGGCCGGTATCGAAAAAGGCTTGCAAGCCGCCGGCCTGAGTTTCACCGCCAAACATGTTTACGCTGCACCGCGTCGTCTGGCCGTGTTGATCACGCAACTGGCGACACAGCAGGAAGACCGCAGCGTTAATCTGGACGGGCCGCCACGTCAGGCCGCGTTCGACGCCGACGGCAATCCAACCCAAGCCGCACTGGGCTTCGCCAAGAAGTGTGGTGTTGAGCTAAGCGAAATCGATCAGAGCGGGCCAAAACTGCGTTTCAGCCAGAACATCGTTGGCAAACCCACGATCAGTTTGCTGCCTACCATCGTTGAAGACTCGCTCAATGACCTGCCAATTCCGAAACGCATGCGTTGGGGTGCACGCAAGGAAGAATTCGTTCGCCCAACCCAATGGCTGGTGATGCTGTTCGGTGATCACGTGATCGACTGCACGATCCTCGCTCAAAAGGCCGGTCGCGATTCCCGTGGTCACCGTTTCCATCACCCGGAAAACGTGCGTATCACCTCGCCTGCCAATTACTTGCAAGACCTGCGTGCTGCTTATGTATTGGCTGACTTTACTGAGCGCCGTGAGCTGATCAGCAAGCGTGTTGCTGAACTGGCCACCCAGCACGAAGGCACTGCCATCGTGCCGCCAAGCCTACTCGACGAAGTCACCGGGCTTGTCGAATGGCCGGTGCCACTGGTGTGTTCGTTCGAAGAGCGCTTCCTTGAAGTGCCGCAAGAAGCCTTGATCATCACCATGCAGGACAACCAGAAATATTTCTGCCTGTTGGATGCCGAGGGTAAGTTGCTGCCGCGTTTCATTACCGTGGCCAACATCGAAAGCAAAGACCCGGCGCAAATCTTGTCGGGTAATGAGAAAGTGGTTCGCCCGCGCCTCACTGATGCTGAGTTCTTCTTCAAGCAAGACAAAAAACAGAAGCTGGAAACCTTCAACCAACGCCTGCAAAACGTCGTTTTTCAGGCGCAGTTGGGCAGCGTGTTCGACAAAGCCGAACGTGTTTCGAAGCTTTCAGCTTTCATTGCTTCGCGCATCGGCGGCGACGCACTGCGCGCCGGCCGTGCAGGTCTGCTGTCGAAGTGTGATTTGGCGACTGAGATGGTCGGCGAATTCCCGGAGATGCAAGGCGTTGCCGGTTATTACTACGCCACGGCAGACGGCGAGCCTGAAGACGTTGCGCTGGCCTTGAACGAGCAATACATGCCGCGCGGCGCCGGTGCTGAACTGCCAAGTACCCTGACCGGTGCAGCAGTGGCAATTGCCGACAAGCTCGACACCCTGGTCGGAATTTTCGGTATTGGCATGCTGCCCACCGGTAGCAAAGACCCGTATGCGCTGCGCCGCGCTGCATTGGGCGTGCTGCGGATTCTGATCGACAAGAAACTGGACCTGGATCTGGTGCAGACCGTGGCGTTTGCCGTTAGCCAGTTTGGCAGCAAGATCAAACCAGCTGGCTTAGCCGATCAAGTGCTGGAATTCATCTTCGACCGCCTGCGTGCGCGTTATGAAGATGAAGGCGTTGATGTTTCTGTGTACCTGTCAGTACGCGCACTGAAACCAGCGTCAGCCCTGGATTTCGATCAGCGGGTTCAAGCCGTTCAAGCGTTCCGCAAATTGCCTGAGGCCGCAGCCCTGGCCGCTGTGAACAAGCGTGTGTCGAACCTGTTGAGCAAAGCGCAGGGCGGGATTTCCAGCGCGGTCGAACCTAAATACTTCGATAACGCCAATGAGTTCTCGCTGTATTCGGCGATTCAACAAGCCGACCAAGCTGTTCAACCGATGGCCGCTTCGCGTCAGTACACAGAAGCTTTGGGCCGTCTGGCGGCACTGCGCGAACCGGTTGATGCGTTCTTCGAAGCGGTAATGGTCAATGCAGAAGACGCCAGCGTGCGCGCAAACCGTTATGCATTACTGGCTCGCTTGCGCGGCTTGTTCCTCGGCGTCGCCGATATATCGTTGCTGGGCTAACGCAAGGGGCTGACAGGCGTGAAGTTGCTGATTCTTGATCGGGACGGGGTGATCAACTATGACTCCGACGCTTACATCAAATCGGTGGAAGAATGGCTGCCCATTCCCGGCTCGATGGAGGCTATCGCGCAATTGAGCAAAGCCGGCTGGACGGTGGCAGTCGCCACCAACCAGTCGGGAATAGCCCGCGGGTTTTACGACATCGCCACCCTTGATGCGATGCACGTGCGATTGCGTGAATTAGTGGCAGAGCAGGGCGGCGAAATGGGTTTGATCGTGTATTGCCCACACGGCCCCGACGACGGCTGCGATTGCCGCAAGCCAAAACCGGGCATGCTCACCACTATCGCCAGGCATTATTCGGCTAATCTGGCGGGTGTGTGGTTTGTTGGCGACACCAGGGGTGACTTGGACGCGGCATTAGCCGTCGACTGTCAGCCCGTGTTAGTGAAGACCGGCAAAGGTTTGAGGACGATGAATACTCCTTTGCCTGCCAGCACATTGATTTTTGACGATCTGGCGGCAGTTGCCGCGGACCTTATTCAACAGCGTAAATAGACGGGCGATGCCCGCAACGGTAAAAGCACTTATGTCGATCATGCAGGCAATCAGAACCTTCTTCTTTTACCTGCTGCTGGGCACCAGTTCACTGCTGTGGTGCACGCTGAGTTTCTTCATTGCCCCGTTTTTACCCTTCCGCATGCGCTATAGGTTCATCAATGTGTACTGGTGCCGCTGCGCGTTGTGGCTCACCAGGGTGTTTCTCAATATCCATGTAGATGTAAAGGGTCAGGAAAACGTCCCGCAGCAGCCATGCGTAATTCTTTCCAATCACCAAAGCACATGGGAAACCTTTTTCCTCTCGGCGCATTTCGAACCGCTAAGCCAGGTACTCAAGCGTGAATTGTTGTACGTACCGTTTTTTGGATGGGCCATGGCCATGTTACGGCCCATCGCAATCAACCGCGACAACCCTAAAGCGGCGCTTAAGCACGTCGCCAAGCGCGGGGACGAGCTGCTAAAAGATGGCGTCTGGGTACTGATCTTTCCGGAAGGAACCCGCGTTCCGTTTGGCCAAGTAGGTAAGTTTTCACGCGGCGGAACAGCACTTGCGGTAAACGCAAATCTTCCCGTGCTGCCCATTGCGCACAACGCCGGTAAGTATTGGCCGAAGGAAGGATGGGCCAAGAGGGCCGGTACCATTGAAGTCGTCATTGGCGAACCGATGTATGCCGAGGGAACTGGTCCTAGAGCCATTGCAGCGCTCAACGAACGCGTTCAAGCTTGGAATGAATCAACTCAACGGGCAATGGGTTCGGTAAACGCACCCTTGGTGAGCGGAGAAAATGCAGTCGTCTGATTTTGTGGATAACCTGTGCACCAATTTTGTGAATCTGGTGAAACACTGAGCTAATTCTTTGATTTAATTACTTATTTTTTACGTTCACTAACGAACTAAAACCGTGCATAAGTTTTTATAGGCTCGATTTTTGTTTGTTTTTTTATCCGGTTATTTTTGCAGCAACAGCGCAACCAAAGCACTCCAACCGGTTTGATGAGACGCACCCAGCCCACGCCCCGTTTCACCATTAAAGTATTCGTGAAAAAGCACGAGATCTCGACTTGCAGGATCCGCCTGCAGCTGTGGATACGCTGCCATGCTCGGGCGTCTTCCATTCTCGTCGAGCAGAAACAGACGAGACAGGCGCTGGCTAAGTCCGTCAGTGACTTCGTCCAGTGATGAGAGAAATCCGGAGCCCGTCGGATATTCAACGAGAAAGTTGTCGTCGTAATAGCGATGAAATTCCCGCAGGGATTCGATCAGCATGTAATTCACTGGCATCCAGACCGGCCCCCTCCAATTCGAGTTCCCACCGTACAGCCGTGAGTTTGACTCCGCTGGCTGATAATTAGCGCACAGCATATTGCCGTTTATTTGCATGCCGAACGGCTTGTCCGCATAAGCCTTCGATAGCGAACGAATGCCGAATTCAGACAAGAACTCATTTTCGTCGAGCATCCGCGACAGCAGGTCTTTAGTCCGCTGACCACGTAACAGTGCCAGTAAAAGTCGATTGCCTTTACCGGGTTCAGTCCAGCGGGAGATTAATCGGGCAAGGTCTGGGCGATGCCGGAGGAAGCCGAGCATCCGCTCACGCAACCCCGGCAAGCCCTCATGTTCGCGTTGCTCCAGCACTTGAACTGCAAACAATGGCATCAATCCAACCAGCGAGCGAAGCCTTACCGGTTCAATACTGCCATCGGGGCGGTGCAGCACGTCGTAGAAAAATTTATCCTGCTCATCCCAAAGACCACCCGAACTGTCGTCACCTCGATTGATCGCGCCTGCGATGTACAAAAAATGCTCAAAAAACTTAACCGAGATATCGACATACACCGCGTTGCGTTTCGCCAACTCCAGGGCAATTCGCATCATGTCCAAAGCATAGGCCGCAACCCATGCGGTACCGTCAGCTTGATCCAACTCGTAACCCGGTGCCATGGCCGCAGATCGATCAAACAGCGCAATATTGTCCAGGCCCAGAAAGCCGCCTTGAAACACGTTGCGGCCTTCGCTGTCTTTGCGGTTGACCCACCAGGAAAAATTCAACAACAACTTGTGGAATATTCGCTCGAGAAAATCCAGATCACCGACACCCGTCAGCTGTTTTTCCTGCTGATAAACCCGCCATGACGCCCAGGCGTGAACGGGTGGATTAGCGTCATCGAAACGCCACTCGTAGGCCGGCAATTGCCCGTTAGGGTGCATGAAACGGTCTTTCACCAACAGCAACAGCTGGTCCTTGGCAAATACCGGATCAATCAACGCAAACGCTACCGCCTGGAATGCTAGGTCCCAAGAGGCGTACCACGGGTATTCCCATTTATCGGGCATGGAAACAATGTCGAAATTAGAAAGATGTCGCCAATGAGTGTTACGAACTCCAGCACGTTCAGGCGGTGGCGGCGGTTGTGTTGAGTCACCGTTCAGCCAACGGTTCACGTCGAAATAATACAATTGCTTCGACCAGAGCAATCCCGCCAATGCTTGGCGTTGAACGTTACGAGCGTCAGCGTCCTTCTGGTTATGCTGCAGCGCTACGTAATAATCGTCGGCTTGCTTACGGCACAGATCCACAAGCTTTCTACCATTTACTGCCTCCGCATCGTAGGGAGCAAAACGCAGATAAATAACCTCTGTTTCCCGGCCTTTTAGTTCGAGTACGAAATGCGCTGCGGCGCGCGTTCCTTTATCGCGATGAACAGCCTTGGCGTTTCCGTCTACTACACAGTCATTGATGCCATCCTTGAATGGTCCGCTCGCCCATTCACCGCTCAACCGAGGAGTGTTGGTTTCGTTTTCACAGAACAGCCATTCACAGGTTTGCGGACCCCAGGCGGTAGCGACTCTATTTGGCTGCTGGGGATAACTCGCAAGGACTTGCTGATCTTGCAGAACCAAGGCAGGGCGTTCGGCTGAATCACCCCAACTCCAGGTATTACGCGCCCAGACATGCGGCAGGACATGCAAGCGTGCGGATTTTTCAGAGCGATTTTCCACGGTGATCCGCATGAATATATCGTCGGGGGTGTTCTTGGCGTATTCGATGGTTACGTCGAAGTAATTGTTGTCATCGAATACGCCGGTATCCAGTACTTCGTACTCCGAATCGTTCAGGCCGCGCCGGCCGTTTTCTTGTACCAAATCATCGTAGGGAAATGCCGAGTGCGGGTATTTGTAAAGCATGCGCATGTAGGCGTGGCTGGGGACACCATCGACATGGAAATACAGCTCTTTGACGTCCTCACCGTGATTGCCTTCTGAGTTATTCAGACCGAACAGCCGCTCCTTTATAATCGGATCACGCTCGTTCCACAGCGCAAGCCCCAGGCACCAGCGTTGCGCTTTGTCAGAAAAGCCCGCGAGCCCATCCTCCCCCCACCGATACGCGCGGCTACGGGCGTGATCATGTGGGAAGTAACGCCAGGCATCCCCATCAGCGCTGTAATCCTCACGCACCGTACCCCACTGACGGTCACTGAGATACGGCCCCCACTCACGCCAACGGTCAGAATCATCGCCCGATAGGCGTTGGCTTTCGACAGTTTCAAGGAGCGGGTTTGGATTGGTCTCAACAGTCATCGATACGTCCAGGGAGGTTGGATGTTCCCCAGTGTAAGGTGCTAGGGACTGTTGAGGCAGTGTTTAGAGTTATTTGTTCAAGTGGGATTCAGCGATGTTCTATAGCAGCTCAAGCTTACATAAATCCACATAGCAAAACCCCAGCACCAAGGCTGGGGTTTGCTTAGCGAATCTAACCTCTTAAAAATCCAGGTTAGACACAGCCAACGCATTGCTTTCAATGAAGTCACGGCGAGGTTCCACCGCGTCACCCATCAAGGTGTTGAAGATCTGGTCAGCACCAACAGCATCTTCAATCGTTACCTTAAGCATGCGACGTACAGCCGGGTCCATGGTGGTTTCCCACAGCTGGTCCGGGTTCATTTCGCCAAGACCTTTGTAGCGCTGGATAGTGTGACGCTTGGTGCTTTCCGCCATCAACCAAGCAAGAGCTTCCTTGAACTCAGTCACCAGCTTCTTGCGTTCACCGCGTTGCACGTAAGCGCCTTCTTCCAGCAAAGTGCTGATTTTTTCACCGAGGGTCGTTACGGTTTTGTAGTCGTTGCTGCCAAAGAAGTCCCGGTTGAACGTAACGTAGTTGGACAAGCCATGTGAGATCAGTTCGACCTCTGGCAGCCAAACATTACGTTCGCGGTCTTCACGCAAGCTCGCTTTGTAGACCAGACCGGACTTCTCGCCAACGCGCAGGCGCGCATCAAACAAAGCCAGCCAAGCCTGCATGCCATCGTGATCCGACAGTTGTTCAAGTGAAATCGACGGCAGGTAAATGAAATGCTCGGTCAGTTCCTGAGGGTACAAGCGCGACAGGCGCTTGAGTGTCTTCATGA
The nucleotide sequence above comes from Pseudomonas sp. AB6. Encoded proteins:
- the gmhB gene encoding D-glycero-beta-D-manno-heptose 1,7-bisphosphate 7-phosphatase, whose translation is MKLLILDRDGVINYDSDAYIKSVEEWLPIPGSMEAIAQLSKAGWTVAVATNQSGIARGFYDIATLDAMHVRLRELVAEQGGEMGLIVYCPHGPDDGCDCRKPKPGMLTTIARHYSANLAGVWFVGDTRGDLDAALAVDCQPVLVKTGKGLRTMNTPLPASTLIFDDLAAVAADLIQQRK
- a CDS encoding MGH1-like glycoside hydrolase domain-containing protein, with amino-acid sequence MTVETNPNPLLETVESQRLSGDDSDRWREWGPYLSDRQWGTVREDYSADGDAWRYFPHDHARSRAYRWGEDGLAGFSDKAQRWCLGLALWNERDPIIKERLFGLNNSEGNHGEDVKELYFHVDGVPSHAYMRMLYKYPHSAFPYDDLVQENGRRGLNDSEYEVLDTGVFDDNNYFDVTIEYAKNTPDDIFMRITVENRSEKSARLHVLPHVWARNTWSWGDSAERPALVLQDQQVLASYPQQPNRVATAWGPQTCEWLFCENETNTPRLSGEWASGPFKDGINDCVVDGNAKAVHRDKGTRAAAHFVLELKGRETEVIYLRFAPYDAEAVNGRKLVDLCRKQADDYYVALQHNQKDADARNVQRQALAGLLWSKQLYYFDVNRWLNGDSTQPPPPPERAGVRNTHWRHLSNFDIVSMPDKWEYPWYASWDLAFQAVAFALIDPVFAKDQLLLLVKDRFMHPNGQLPAYEWRFDDANPPVHAWASWRVYQQEKQLTGVGDLDFLERIFHKLLLNFSWWVNRKDSEGRNVFQGGFLGLDNIALFDRSAAMAPGYELDQADGTAWVAAYALDMMRIALELAKRNAVYVDISVKFFEHFLYIAGAINRGDDSSGGLWDEQDKFFYDVLHRPDGSIEPVRLRSLVGLMPLFAVQVLEQREHEGLPGLRERMLGFLRHRPDLARLISRWTEPGKGNRLLLALLRGQRTKDLLSRMLDENEFLSEFGIRSLSKAYADKPFGMQINGNMLCANYQPAESNSRLYGGNSNWRGPVWMPVNYMLIESLREFHRYYDDNFLVEYPTGSGFLSSLDEVTDGLSQRLSRLFLLDENGRRPSMAAYPQLQADPASRDLVLFHEYFNGETGRGLGASHQTGWSALVALLLQK
- a CDS encoding lysophospholipid acyltransferase family protein, with product MSIMQAIRTFFFYLLLGTSSLLWCTLSFFIAPFLPFRMRYRFINVYWCRCALWLTRVFLNIHVDVKGQENVPQQPCVILSNHQSTWETFFLSAHFEPLSQVLKRELLYVPFFGWAMAMLRPIAINRDNPKAALKHVAKRGDELLKDGVWVLIFPEGTRVPFGQVGKFSRGGTALAVNANLPVLPIAHNAGKYWPKEGWAKRAGTIEVVIGEPMYAEGTGPRAIAALNERVQAWNESTQRAMGSVNAPLVSGENAVV
- the glyS gene encoding glycine--tRNA ligase subunit beta; this translates as MSAQDFLVELGTEELPPKALSILGDAFLAGIEKGLQAAGLSFTAKHVYAAPRRLAVLITQLATQQEDRSVNLDGPPRQAAFDADGNPTQAALGFAKKCGVELSEIDQSGPKLRFSQNIVGKPTISLLPTIVEDSLNDLPIPKRMRWGARKEEFVRPTQWLVMLFGDHVIDCTILAQKAGRDSRGHRFHHPENVRITSPANYLQDLRAAYVLADFTERRELISKRVAELATQHEGTAIVPPSLLDEVTGLVEWPVPLVCSFEERFLEVPQEALIITMQDNQKYFCLLDAEGKLLPRFITVANIESKDPAQILSGNEKVVRPRLTDAEFFFKQDKKQKLETFNQRLQNVVFQAQLGSVFDKAERVSKLSAFIASRIGGDALRAGRAGLLSKCDLATEMVGEFPEMQGVAGYYYATADGEPEDVALALNEQYMPRGAGAELPSTLTGAAVAIADKLDTLVGIFGIGMLPTGSKDPYALRRAALGVLRILIDKKLDLDLVQTVAFAVSQFGSKIKPAGLADQVLEFIFDRLRARYEDEGVDVSVYLSVRALKPASALDFDQRVQAVQAFRKLPEAAALAAVNKRVSNLLSKAQGGISSAVEPKYFDNANEFSLYSAIQQADQAVQPMAASRQYTEALGRLAALREPVDAFFEAVMVNAEDASVRANRYALLARLRGLFLGVADISLLG